The Anas platyrhynchos isolate ZD024472 breed Pekin duck chromosome 6, IASCAAS_PekinDuck_T2T, whole genome shotgun sequence sequence TATGTTAAGGGCAGGGGGAATATCTAGCTAATATAGGCTGAGGAAGGGTTAAAATGCATGTCATGAGCGTGGTAGCTGTTAGGCAGGACTGGTCACTTACTGCTGTACCAAGCATCGCTCACTGGGCCTGATGGTTTGGCTCCTGGCAGCAGGTTTTCAGCTTCTTGATGCATGTTCTGCATGGCTTCAAAACACCCGTGGCATgagttgtttttattctttgcttcttttcctctgttGACGTGAAACGAATAAACATTTCCATTGTTGGCAGCGTCAGTAATGAAGGCACCAGTAGCTCCAGCGCTGAAGATTTGCCCAACCCAGATTCAAGCGTGGTGCCTGCAGAGGTGACAGCACAGAGCGGTGCCTTGCAAGACCATGGAGGATATGCAGGCTGTGGTgtcctgcagcacacagcagaagCAAGAGAGGGAAGTCTGCCTACCCCGATGCCTTTAGCAGGCTCTTCTGAAAAAGATATCACAGCAGATCTTGCAAGCAGCAGCGACAAGTTCCCAACCTCAAGCTGCAATGAAGCTGtgccaccaccaggtccagTGAGTGACAACGAAGAGGGAATAGCCCGTGGCATATCTGAGGACACCGGACCCGAATGTGACCCTACTGCACCTGCTTCTTTGAAAAGTAGTGAGGATGATCCCAGAAACCCAAGCCTGCAggccagccctcctgcagcaaTGCAAGGAGTCACAGCAATGAATTTGAGTGAGGTAGGGGCGTTGGGGCAGGGTGAGCAGCTGGGTGACGTGAGGGCACCACATGGCAGCACGTCCCCCCAGGGCAAAGGAGCAGGGGATTATTTTACTGCTCAGGAGGccgagcaggagctgggagttTTGGAAGTAGGTCAGCTACAGGCTGTAATGCAGCAAGGTAGACAGAACACAGATGGTGGAGAGGGTCTGCTAATGAAAAAGGAAACCTTAATCCGAAATCATCCAGCAACAGGAGGCTCAGATGGTGAAAAATTTGGAGCAATTGCAAACACTCAGAGTTTTGTTGTGAGGCCTGAGATCAGTGAGGTCTGCAGGACGCAGAAGGGGGCTGTAAAAACTGGAAGGAACGAGGTAAACCCAGCTCTGTCTGCGAGCCAGGGAGAGCAATCTGAAGCCTGTACTTCAGTGTCAGAGTTACCCCTTAATGCTCCAAATCTCTTCCTGGTACCAAAGCCAGAAGAATCTTTGAGGGAACATGTGCCTGGAAATGACTACCAAGATCTGATGAAAAGCGAGGCAACGAAAACAgcctctgaaaaaaatgaaccCGGTTTTGAAAGAGAGCTTCAAAAGGAGGATGAGCTTGTTAGTGCTGAGCACTTCAGTGCGCCTTTATCATTTAAGCAAGAGGAAGAGCAAAACTCAGCTGTCACAACTGAAAGCCAAAAAGACGAAGCCAGTAGCAATGAAATCATAAAAGCCGATGATGTGTCTAGAGAAAGCACCAcactttctgaagcagaaacCACTATCAATCCCACCAAGGAAATTTCCCCGGTAGATAAAAGATCATTACTGCAAGAATATGCATTAAGCACTTCTCTGAGCAGAGCCGTGGAGCTGAATCAAAAGGGAGCTGATGTGAGGGTATcgggagagaaaaacagaatgggagcagaggaggcaCACGTGGCAGAAACCAGCACATTACCTGAAGGGCCTGGTGGGGCAGAAAGGCAAATGTTGAGCTCTCTTAGTAGCCACGAGCAGGATCTGCAAGACACCCCCTTGAGCCACAATGCCGGGGAGTTCGGTCTCTGTGAAAAGACTTCAGCAGGCGGCCCAAAGGAAGAAGCTGTGGGAAAGCCCCTGCAGTCAGGCAGTGACTTGAAATCACCTGAAGACCACTCAGAGCCTCTGGGCTGTAAGCCTGAGCAAGCACTGAGCGAGGGGAAAGCAGCTGCCACAGATGACCCAGAGAACAAGGACTCGCCGCAGCGTCCGAGGGCAGGCTGCCCTCCGAGCACTGATTGCTCTCACGCtgggacagaagaaaaaactttgGGCCAGCCAGGCTCTAATGGGGCTGATGAGGTTTGTTTAGCTGGGGCACACAGCTCACCGCTCCTCCGCTCTGAGAACAATCGTGTTGTGCAGAGTAAGCAGGATGAGTCCTGGCAAGAGGCTTTTCCTAGAGGAGCCGTGTTAGAAACTGGGGACAAAACGGAGAGTCAAGGCAAGACAGAAGAAAGCACTAAAACATACAAATCAACGTGTGAACATCAGGGCTTAAATGAATTGGCAGGGCCTGGGGGTTTCATTGCTGTTCAAATTGAGGACCCCCCACAAGTTTCGGAAACCAAACAGCAGAGTGGTCACCTCAGCGATGTGCCTCGCAGCGATGCTTCATACAGCACAACTGGGAACAGCAAAGAGCACAAGGCTACCATTCAGCAGGAGAAGCACCATGCTGAAGTGGGAAGTTTTGTGGAGGACAAGGATTTGGCACTGAAAACTGAGCACGAGTCTGATATGCTGGTGCAAGCTCAGCAGGAGCAAGGGGCTGCAGAAAGTCATGGAAATGTGCAGGTGGCTTGTGCAGGAACTTTGCAAGCTGCAGTCGGTAGGGCAGAGCTCACCCCTTGGGCAATTCAGGAGGAAGGAGTGGGTGACAGCACCAGTGGGGACAAGCACAGCTCTTCAGTAACCCTGGAGTGCAGTGCTGGAGATCTGCAGGAAAACACAGATGCTCCAGCTGCTCTTCCCCACAGGGAGCAGATGGAGAAGTCAGTGAGTGCTGGTGACAGAGACCAGGCTTCGAATGCAGGACACAAGCAGCAGACACACCAAAGCAATCCGACAGGTGTCGCAAGAGCAGATGATCAGGAACACACAGAAAGACCTCTAAAACCTGAGCTGGAACCAAAGCATCGCAGCCACATACCAGAAATGCCTCTAAGCATTTCCGACAACCTTAATGAAGAATCTGCTGTGCCACGTCCAGCACCAGCCCAGAGCGActctggcacagcagcagaagaggaCGAGGCTGGAAGTAGTGCCGGGCTGCCAGAGGATGCGTGCAGCCATGAACACCTGCCAAACATTGCTGGTGTGACCGTGCTTAATTTGCAAGATTGCAacgagcaaaacaaaaccaatctCCAGGCAGAAGAAAACTGCTGCAGTAAGCAAAACCCAGACAAGCTCAAGCAGGGCAGTAATTCTTTGATCTCAGCTAGTCAGCATGAAGAAGCATGTCAGAGCGATACGTTTGCTGAAGAATCTGACAAGAATGAGCAGCCAGTCAGCGTGTGCAGGATAAAAGACAGCGCTGGTGCAAGCCGTGCTTCTGCTGTAAACGCTCTTCCAGGGACGCAGAATTCAGCAAGTGCCACCAACACAGCCCAGACTTTGCCAAGTGCTCCTGAAATAGCACATGCTTCTGATAATTTTGAGGAAAACGATCCTCAAATATCTAGCCCAGAAATTCAAGAGAAGCTGTTATTAGTGGCAAAAAGCTCAGGAGGGACCGAGGGTCTGGCTGCTGATGGGGGACTCGGACAAACAGATGGAAACATGCAGCTAAGTTGTGAGGACAGTGCTGCTATCCATGAAACAAGCAATATGCAAAGCAATAAAAGTCCAGGGGCAGAAGGATGTCTCTCCCTGTTAGAGGCTCACAGGGAAGCAGTTCCCACTGATAAGCCTTATAAACCCAGCTGCATTCAAACAGCACCAGAGGAGTTTTGCCAAGCTGATTTTCCAGCCCCCCCTCCGCTGACCTCTGCGGTCAGTCATCCCAGCCAGCAAGCTGGAAGCAGGGCGAACAATGGCACTGGGGGGGAATTACTAAATAATGAGCTGGGAGCTGTAGCGTGCCAGAACGTCTTAGAAAGCAACTCCAGTTCGCAGATGGCTGCAGGTTCTCAGGTGTCCGTGCATTCAGGTCCTTCACCTGGGGTAAGCACAGGTAAAAGAGCCGACTCAGAGCCCAGTTCTGCAGGGGGCAGGCAGGACAGCGACAAAGATGTTCCAAACCCAAGTTTtcagggagaaggagagaggagtTTAACCCTGCCGGAGGCTTTAAGCGTGGGGCAGAGTTCTGGAAACTTATCCCAGTTTAATTCGGAGAAGCTGAAGAAAGAGCTATCCGCAATTAaatccaaagaaacaaaaggtgaTGTCAACTTCAAAGCGCAGCAGAGTGACAGTTCAGCAGAGGCTCTGTTagctctccctgctgcagaaGGGAAGCTGCTGAGCCTTTCATCTGTTGGTAAACAAGGCGGCTGTAATGAGCAAATCGCACCCGGCATCTGCGTAGATGACAAGTGCAGTGTGATCTTAGAGAAGCCTgggaatttagaaaaaatggAAGAGGTATTAAAAGAGAATTACAGCACAACCAGGGCAGAGATCAGTACTTCCAGGCAGTCTGCAGAGAAGGAGCATGAGCTTCTGACTCCCAGCTCTCTGGGCATCGGCTCCAGCCTCCCGGCCTTCAGGGAGCACATCAGCCagatatttaagaaaacagtCCACAGCACGCTGAGCGCTGAATTACCCCAGCTTGCGCCTGAAAACCATGCAGGCTTCAAGCAGAGCACAACGGCCGAGGGTCCAGCGCAGCCGAGCGGCGTTGAGAACTTTTCTGCATCGGTCGAGGGGGGCAAAGCGGCTCCTGAGGGCACCTCGGGAGCAGAGGGGCCAGAGCTGCCTTTAGCTGCTGAGCcttcctgtgctgctcctgcacctCTGCTACCAGAAAATGCAGTGCCACCAGCCAGTCTCCAGGACGCTGAGGAAAGCAGGCAGCCTGCTGGCTGCTTAGAAATGCTCCCGGGGTCGGAGGGCTCTGCACCTGCTGAACGCTGTCTGGAAAACCTGCAGAAGGCGAACGGAAACGCTGAGCACCCTGAGAGCAGCGAGATGGAAAGGAAGGCAGGCGTGTGTGCTAGGGGTGTTGATCCTGAATTGCTAATGAGCTTGGAGAGAAAGAAGCAAGGCCCGGCTTCATCTGACGGGGCAGCAGCTGAGAACTTCCCTGCGTGTGCTGACAGGGAGCCACAACCCAGCGGAGCTGGGATCTCTGCAGGCAGCACGCAGGAGGGCGACTTCGGCAATGCTGCTACCGCAGAGGAAAATAACTTAATTACAGAGGGTACTTCACAGCCAGTTTCATCTGAAGAGGATGTAAGTTGTCAGCCCGAACACTGCCAGGATCCTGAGCCAAATGAAGAGGGGAAAACTGAGTACAGTGGTCCAGACACTGCCAAGAGCATCTCTGATGTGGCAGCTTCAGTGCTTGTTCCGGGAGGATCTTACAGTTGTGAAAAACTGCCAGACAACTTTAATGTGTTACCTGGGGAAAATCAGGAGACACGCGCTCGTGGCAATCTTGTGCATGACATTAGGGCTCAGAGTGACACAGAGATGATACAGGATGAGCCAGAGAATGGGAAATGCCTGGAAACATCAGCAAGTATGCAAGATccacagcaggaaaagaaaggggCCACGCATGGGTTAATGGATTACTTAAAAAATGAAGCCAGCCAGAATGGTTGCTTGCAAAGTGACTCTCAGCTAGAATCTGGCACTATGACTGACGGCGATGTACAAGAAAGCAGTGGCTCAGTGCTAAGCACGGCAAAGACAGGTAACGAAAAAGCTGGAGACATCCCTGAAACAGGTACTGCGAGGATGTTAGTCACCAGCGAGGGTGGCTTAGCTTTAAACTCAAGGACTGGAGAGCTGCAGACAGAGCTGTGCAAAAATCCCTCTGCACCTATCGCCGGGATGGAGCAGGGCGAGTGCTCTGAGCGTGCAGACCCCTCCGGTGCTGCAAATCAGCCGGGCAGGATGAATTCAGAGCATGAAGGCTCGCCTCAGGATGCCACAAGAAAGCTATCCCCGCTTGCATTTATGGAGCCTACGACACTTGACCTCAGCAAACTTCCAGACGTGGCTGTGGCAGGACTGCCTACTGAAAGGTATTTACTCTAAATTGCTATGTGAAACGCTTGTCAGGACCCTGGGGCTCAACGGGGATACAATTTTCGAGGCGGCTGCGCATTGTCTGGGAGGGCAGGGCAGTTACTCTGCTCTCGAATTTCTTTTCAATTCCTCTTGTGTTTAAATAGGGACTAAGTGGGAGAAATCTGAAGTAATGTCTAGGGTCTGGGTGTCCTAAAACCCGAGGAGTGTAATCCTTAACTGTCCCACTTGCTGTTCCAGTTTCCTACACTTGTCCGTGCGGATTTGTTTGTGCTTCCCAGCATTCACATCTCGTAGCCTAAAGTTAGGCAACCAAATAGCACTTCCTAGCCTGAAGTTAGTAGGCTTCTGCCTAAGCGTTGGTGACCCAGTTCCATCAGACCTGCAGCCTTCACAAGGCGGGCTGCAGCACTTAAAAACAAGCCTCCAGCATAACCCAATTACTCACAGTTAGTTGTCTGGGCCTCCCTCTTATCCTCCCGCATGTTATAATGGCACTGACAGTGCCTTTGATCACTGTATTATTCAGTGTTTCTAATGACATGACGTTGTTTCAGATGTGAATTTGTAGCTGGGACTCACAGAGTCTaagaattgttgcttttttattattatttttcaaaatctagcAGAAATGAGAAAGGCTTTCTTTGTGGGAGCTTCTACTTTGCTGCCTGCGTTCCCAGCTTGATGTGCAGTTAATTCAAAAGAATTATGAGTTAGgatgaatgctttctttgtaacCCCAGAAAGTTTCCTGGTTGCTGTCCCCCTCTCCTTCATCAGCTCGTTGTACCAACAAAACGTGGGGCTACAAGTGCAGGAGTCTGGCCTGTACGACTTTCTCTTTAAGGCTCTGCCCGTGAAGCGACAATGAAATTAGAGCCTGGTGTTCCTCTCCAGttcccttcctctctttgtGTTTCCCTTTACGGGCGGCTTCGTGGTCCCACAGCCTTGCCATGaccgtggtggtggtggttgtggtgGCCTGGTTCAGGGCCCCAGGCTCTGCGCATGCGTGTGCAGCAGGGCGGGTGTCACGCTTTAAATAAATACCTGTGGcgagcagggcagggctctCGGAACAGCTGCTGGCGATTTGTGGAGTGGTTGCTTCATACTTGCATGTGTGTCAGGAATTCACGCTCACCTGCTTTGGCAGCGGGCGGGTTTGTGCCGACAGGCGGCTGCGACGGCGGGGCCGCGCTCACACCGAGCGGGCAGGCACAGGCAGGAGGTAGGGAGGGGGCTCTGCTTTTGGCCAGGCTCGTTTCTGAGAGGGACCTGAGTTTGTTGTGTGGGTGAGAAGCAGAAGAGATGAGCTGGGCTGGCTGGTTGCTCTTCAGGAGGTTGGACACGCTGGCCGGTCGGCTTTTCCTCGGAGCTCGAAGCTGGGTTTGTGTAGTGGAGCTTCAGGCTGTGCTGGGTGTTGTGTGTGCTCTGGTCACAGCTGTCTGTTTGTCCCAGAGCGGCCTCCAGGTGCTGATTGCCCTCTGGTTGCTCTGGTTGTGTGAACTATGGTGGCTGTGCATAAATCTGCGTGCTTTGCGAGGAGCTCGGTGTGGGAATTTGGGCCTGATGGGTGAAGTCTGGAGATAAAGACTCCTTACACACCCCTCAAAAATCACCACAAAACAGAAGTACGTTGTAtttaggagaaagaaatgctaTGCTCTGAATTACTTCAGCACCAGCTTTTCCCCACCTCCTCTGCCTCTGCGTAGCTCCACCTCTTATGAGATCCCATCCGTCAAAACCCCGCTGAAGGGGCGAAGTTGTGGTCGGGACATCCAGTCCTTGCTAGGATTTCGTTCTGTGGAGGAATTACTTCTCCTCCAGCTGTGGCACGGGGCAGGAGGGTGCCCTTGTGATGAGCAGGACATCCAGGAGCAGCGGGATCCGAGGTGATCCCTGCCCCACCGCCTGAAGGAGTGGGACAGTggtcaacaaaaaaaaaacaaacttttgtgTTCTGAGGCAATAGCACGGCACCAGTAACTTCCCTGCAAATCTTCAGTGGAAAAGGAAAGCTATTTTTGgaaaggaggctgtggctgaagcagcagccccactTTCCTCTGGAAGTACACTTACTGTTGGGCATCTGGCTGCTTCATTTCTTTGTCCGAGTTTTACtcagaaaagaacagaacttGAGGGTTTTTTACTCCAtacttcttcatttatttacaaggaggaaaaggaggctTGTGTATGTCCATTTTGTGTGTGTCCAGGGAGTCCTTCTACCTTATGCCACCAAAATGCTTCAGTTCGCATCATGGGGCATGGCAGATGTTGAGCAGAGCGTGGATCAAAATAGCAAATGATATCAAAATCTTGAGGTGTTTAGAGATGGTGTGGAGTTTCCTGATAACTTTCTGTAATTCTACTGGCTGGTACACGCCAAGTGCGATCGTCTCTTGGAAAAGGTGCCAAGAGGCAGAGATTTTGTCATTCCTGGCGTGCGTTTGTGAGGTGTGGAGAACAGAGGGCGTCAGTGGCTGACCCGGTGGTGTGACAAAGCTCGGCTCCTTTACAGCCACTGGGTGCTCTGGGGCTGTGGAGATGCTTGTGGACCTGGCTTGGGGCTGGGAGTGCAGCCTCAGCCATAAAACACCCACCTTGAAGGGTGAGGGGACTGAGGCACCGCAGCATGTCAGGGCCTTCCCCAGCTGTACCACAGGCCCTCTCCTACCGCTGGTTTTTGGAAAATCGAGAGTTGTGCTGCACTGACTGACATCACCAATGAATATAAACAGTGCTCTCACATGGAAAGTGCATTGCAGCAATTGGCATCCTCAAAGCTACTGGAAAAACGCCGTGTCCTACACGGAGGTCAGGCACGATCGCTAAAGTTGGTCCAGACATACTTTGGGATCGTCTTTGTGCTTTCTTCTTGCCATCAAAAATTGGCAAGTTCGATTGTACAAAAGGAACGTTCACTCCTTCCTAAATACTGACTTGGTCTTTTTTGTCTGCATAACAAATACAGTGCTAAATATTTTAGCAGTCCTGCTGGATGAGGTACCAGGAATGTAGAGCTGCTTTTCAGATCAGTCAAGTGGGTTTTGAGCACTAACACTTCGGGCCATTAGCATCCAAAAACAGGATTTGGGGATTTAAAAGGAAACTTATCAAAACAGTGGTTATatgcatctttctttttttttttttctttttttttcttttttttttctttttttctttcttttttttttttttttaattcaaaattagCTTACCTGTGCAGCCTGTCAGgatcagaaaagaaaggtgaaAAATAGCTGCAGGTGATTTACACCTGAATAACATGCACAAAGTTAAACagtctgtctctctctcctcACCTTCTTCGTGACATCTTTGCATCTGAATTCTCTCTCGGTGTTTTTCCCATCTCACTGTCCCTGTTATCCCCGGAAGGGGTAACTGGTAGCACCATTATGCTTTTTGAGATGAAAGGAGCTCGGCCTGCAGTCCCTGGCTGGCTGGTGAGCTCTGTGGGAATTCTGTCTGTGTGACGACTGCAGGGTCGAGCCTGTGATACGTAATTTTGGGACTTTTCTATTAGTGGAAGAATAAAATTAGGATGATTTTGCTTTTACCCAACTGACATCCCATATTTCTTTCTAAGAAATCAAAGGGAGCTCTGCCAGATGCCATTTAGCAAATGCCATTGACCTAATTGAGTGGTGCTTTAGGCAGTGGCTAAATCAGTGTAAAGTATTTATAAAATGCTGATCTGACAGAATGCCCTGTTGTACTGAAAGCACATGCCAGTGGAAAACAAGGTATGAGACAtattgctgtgttgtttttactattttttttattattatttatctctTCCTCTGCTGAAGTACAGAAGTAAATCATCCCTGGTCTTGCTGAATTGCAGATACATCttttacacagaaaacattGTTAAACACTCGAGAACCTTGGTCACACGTTTGTTAGGTATGTATTGACACAGCTGATAGATGAGCTGCTGTTTTTCAAACATACTTCAGTGCTGCTcaagaaattacatttattcAGTCAAATACAGGGATTTGCTAAAGAAGTCTGGCAAGAATGCTGTGAGATTTTGTCCAGTGTCTGGACAGGCAGTTTAGTATCATTCTTTTCTCAATAAgttaaaaattactttctgattattttttgaCTGGCTTTCAACTTTGCTTCCTCCAAGTAAGCCACCTATTTTCCCCAAATTGTTTTTGAGTCCCCTACATACATGTAttcctgtattttctgtattccaacTCTTATCTTCTGgcttcctgcagagctggaTGCCATGCAGCAAGCCCCACTGTCCCTGTTTCTAATAGAATATGCAAAGTAGGATTAGTCCCAGCTTTGAACCCTGCGGAGGGCAGCTCTGAGAATAGCAATTACAGACACAGGCATATTCTCCATGACTTGGATGTGGCTTCCTTCCAGTTTTTCTGCATCTTGGCATGCTTGCATTGCACTAGTGCTTCCTAACAGACTTCTCTGGAGCCTTGTCTGAAGAGCCAGAGCTCCTAGTACTTCTCTTatcctttgctttctgttttcccttctatctttttttcccccaacttgAGCAAAGGCCACATTCTCTGCCCTTTTTTGAGAGCTCCTGTAGgtaaaatgctttttgaacaAGAAAAGGTCAAGTGTGCAAAGTGCTGAGAGTTAGATTCTCAAAATGAACGAGGCGAGCAGCCTTCTGCAGTCTTTGTTCCCAAATCTAAATGGCCACAGGTAGCAGTTGTCTGTTGCTGTCATGATCTAGCAAAGACATTAAAGTTGGCCTTAGGCGATGTGTGCTTTAGGGGCTAATAGTCAGCATGCCTGTAGATAGACTCAGTAGGTAACGTGAGAATTTAAAATGCAAGTGTTGGTGTCTTAGCAGTATGTGTCTAAGTCTGTGGGAGCTCATGTGTATCACTAATAGCAGGAGGGACTTATCTAGGTTTTGTTATGCCTTAGCATTTCACAGAACCatctaggctggaagagacctccgaGATCACCcggtccaacctctgacctaacactaaccagtcctccactacaccatatcactgagctctaaatctaaacatcttttaaagacctccagggatggtgactcaactgcttccctgggcagcccatcccaatgcctaaTTTGGGTACTCTGTAAGAAAATTCCATGCTTTCTGGATCTGTTTGCACTCTGTTCATCTACATGGACCTCAACCAGTATCTTGCAGGTTAATTCTTGTAGTGGAGTCCCCTTAGCCTTGAAGAGCCTCTTTTTCTCAAGTTGTAGTAAGTGGAGAGATTTTTATTGCTCCAATCAAAGGCTTAATTTTTCCAGGCTCTCAGGTCCACCTGAAATGCTGAGTGGCATCATCTGGTGCTGTTGTCATGGTCCGGCCCCATTCCATTGTGTGAATCTCACTCTTGCTGCTGAAAGgtgcctgggctctgctccctggtaAGAGTTTTCTGGGGAGCTCTTCTGGCTTTGCTTTCTAACCCGTCCTCTTCCCTGGTTGTGTAGGGGTATCAGCAGGGTTTGGCTCTGACACATCAGGCAAGGGAGAAAGCTGCCGTGTGGTCCTGTGATCCTTTGTCACCCAGACCCTCCCACACAGGCTGTACTGCCATCAGTCACTTAAGCAAGGGGGATATCTGATTGTTTCAGCTTATAAAAACCAAATTAGGAGAATAGGCTGTATGTAGACAAGCAGGATTTAAGCAATCTGCTGGCCTCAACCAGCTGGTGTTCTCCAGCCTCAAACCTGGCCTCTTGGCCTCTCCATGTAAACGATGCCCTGAAAAACTCCGAGCACTTGCTTCATGAGACCGAGACTCATCAaacttctttttattccttcagCCCGTTGTTTTTTCATAGCTCCTTTGGCTAATGAAACACGAGCAGTGTAATcaatgccactttttttttttttttttaaaaggcactCAAGAGCTTATGTAAAATCTTTGGAATTTGTTAGCATGATAACATTGTTATGCTCTCCTGGCTGATAGAAATATCAAAGCCAGCTAAGAatagctgcagcaggcagagaagAATGGATTTGCTTGCTGGAATGCAAGCAAAAACTATGTATGCATTGCTCGGTTTCTAACAACTAAGGGAAAAAATTTAGCTGTCATGAAAATAAGTGGAGACTAAAAGCTCTAAAAGCTCCCTCCTCCCTTTCTTCACAGTGTCATTAAATGAGTCAAAATAGAGTTGGTTTGTGCTGAATATTTGAAAGTCTCCAGGATTTTCCACgtccacttttttctttttttttttttttctggacacaAAACTCCTGTTGCAATCAGCGTTTTCCAaat is a genomic window containing:
- the TACC2 gene encoding transforming acidic coiled-coil-containing protein 2 isoform X3; this encodes MGNENSSAENQSDVPNANKVILMPPSQGTQQSAPQDSELDHPPGKGHGIKRSPQENSVGGSGAQDISELLPAAVRLAESTSPLIPGPTSVSNEGTSSSSAEDLPNPDSSVVPAEVTAQSGALQDHGGYAGCGVLQHTAEAREGSLPTPMPLAGSSEKDITADLASSSDKFPTSSCNEAVPPPGPVSDNEEGIARGISEDTGPECDPTAPASLKSSEDDPRNPSLQASPPAAMQGVTAMNLSEVGALGQGEQLGDVRAPHGSTSPQGKGAGDYFTAQEAEQELGVLEVGQLQAVMQQGRQNTDGGEGLLMKKETLIRNHPATGGSDGEKFGAIANTQSFVVRPEISEVCRTQKGAVKTGRNEVNPALSASQGEQSEACTSVSELPLNAPNLFLVPKPEESLREHVPGNDYQDLMKSEATKTASEKNEPGFERELQKEDELVSAEHFSAPLSFKQEEEQNSAVTTESQKDEASSNEIIKADDVSRESTTLSEAETTINPTKEISPVDKRSLLQEYALSTSLSRAVELNQKGADVRVSGEKNRMGAEEAHVAETSTLPEGPGGAERQMLSSLSSHEQDLQDTPLSHNAGEFGLCEKTSAGGPKEEAVGKPLQSGSDLKSPEDHSEPLGCKPEQALSEGKAAATDDPENKDSPQRPRAGCPPSTDCSHAGTEEKTLGQPGSNGADEVCLAGAHSSPLLRSENNRVVQSKQDESWQEAFPRGAVLETGDKTESQGKTEESTKTYKSTCEHQGLNELAGPGGFIAVQIEDPPQVSETKQQSGHLSDVPRSDASYSTTGNSKEHKATIQQEKHHAEVGSFVEDKDLALKTEHESDMLVQAQQEQGAAESHGNVQVACAGTLQAAVGRAELTPWAIQEEGVGDSTSGDKHSSSVTLECSAGDLQENTDAPAALPHREQMEKSVSAGDRDQASNAGHKQQTHQSNPTGVARADDQEHTERPLKPELEPKHRSHIPEMPLSISDNLNEESAVPRPAPAQSDSGTAAEEDEAGSSAGLPEDACSHEHLPNIAGVTVLNLQDCNEQNKTNLQAEENCCSKQNPDKLKQGSNSLISASQHEEACQSDTFAEESDKNEQPVSVCRIKDSAGASRASAVNALPGTQNSASATNTAQTLPSAPEIAHASDNFEENDPQISSPEIQEKLLLVAKSSGGTEGLAADGGLGQTDGNMQLSCEDSAAIHETSNMQSNKSPGAEGCLSLLEAHREAVPTDKPYKPSCIQTAPEEFCQADFPAPPPLTSAVSHPSQQAGSRANNGTGGELLNNELGAVACQNVLESNSSSQMAAGSQVSVHSGPSPGVSTGKRADSEPSSAGGRQDSDKDVPNPSFQGEGERSLTLPEALSVGQSSGNLSQFNSEKLKKELSAIKSKETKGDVNFKAQQSDSSAEALLALPAAEGKLLSLSSVGKQGGCNEQIAPGICVDDKCSVILEKPGNLEKMEEVLKENYSTTRAEISTSRQSAEKEHELLTPSSLGIGSSLPAFREHISQIFKKTVHSTLSAELPQLAPENHAGFKQSTTAEGPAQPSGVENFSASVEGGKAAPEGTSGAEGPELPLAAEPSCAAPAPLLPENAVPPASLQDAEESRQPAGCLEMLPGSEGSAPAERCLENLQKANGNAEHPESSEMERKAGVCARGVDPELLMSLERKKQGPASSDGAAAENFPACADREPQPSGAGISAGSTQEGDFGNAATAEENNLITEGTSQPVSSEEDVSCQPEHCQDPEPNEEGKTEYSGPDTAKSISDVAASVLVPGGSYSCEKLPDNFNVLPGENQETRARGNLVHDIRAQSDTEMIQDEPENGKCLETSASMQDPQQEKKGATHGLMDYLKNEASQNGCLQSDSQLESGTMTDGDVQESSGSVLSTAKTGNEKAGDIPETGTARMLVTSEGGLALNSRTGELQTELCKNPSAPIAGMEQGECSERADPSGAANQPGRMNSEHEGSPQDATRKLSPLAFMEPTTLDLSKLPDVAVAGLPTESPPGPGDDIQLAAALDPSEQPLPVPAAYGDVEPGDAAELTAASTSKPDSCDEADKLISGDVPPAAAPGEGVDLPPQESEGFTEEIKRSSDSEEAFETPESTTPVKAPPSPPQPPPEAAAAVVADLAEQEINPQLSLEDTGLSSETAPVADVSHSEPVEESPFRPPSHSFSTVFDEDKPIASSGTYNLDFDNIELVDSLHALGPSSPESKNRDPKANVRRKSTDSVPISKSTLSRSLSLQASDFDGASYLGNNETLAPAADAYGTGSSSASSTLKRTKKSRPASLKKKPSAKKSLDAPPVKETPQEPSDLGQAASAPGEDKSTSEAKADSVKPECTEPSKISAEKQEAPAVPEGSYPLDPDSFDGISAFSTGGSKVQNSPPASKKTLPLTTAPEAVEVTPPDTGGQEDPPVKGVAVRLEFDYSEEKGTGEDSQESAPPKKTGKKPGAKMPLRRPKTKKSVEKLDNLPTTPTKTPTDPNEIPITKGSYTFDIDKWDDPNFNPFSSSTKMQESPKLPQQTYSFEPDMCEDSIDPFKSSSKIASSPTKSPASFEIPASANETNGTDGDSLNKPAKKKKTPLKTDTFRVKKSPKRSPLSDPPSQDPTPLPTPETPPVISTVVHATDEEKLASSVTSQKWTCMTVDLNTDKQDYPQPSDLSTFVNETKFSSPTEELEYGNSYEIEYMEKIGSSVPQDDSTPKKQSLYLMFDAQQESPVKSPPIRLSDSTTPCSGSSFEDPEAQQSSGIKIQHPASRVLTANQEAHLQSPDKSKQKDLEPMTLGTTPEAIEITSPEDSFVSADALLNRISKKTSICDQPEYLDPDLAEKNPPVFAQKLQEELEFAAMRIEALKLARQITLSSFRSLDAEREPAIPADVSISKSALYSRIGTSDAESTTSLLYPQQDLDSALRLARAEIVAKEREVSEWKEKYEESRREVMEMRKIVSEYEKTIAQMIEDEQREKSVSHHTVQQLIVEKEQALADLNSVEKSLADLFRRYEKMKEVLEGFRKNEEVLKKCAQEYLSRVKKEEQRYQALKIHAEEKLDRANAEIAQVRGKAQQEQAAYQASLRKEQLKVDALERTLEQKNKEIEELTKICDELIAKMGKS